One stretch of Juglans microcarpa x Juglans regia isolate MS1-56 chromosome 3D, Jm3101_v1.0, whole genome shotgun sequence DNA includes these proteins:
- the LOC121256391 gene encoding probable xyloglucan endotransglucosylase/hydrolase protein 33, with product MAILQEKMLFMGLLIFCMALMVSSLKRPYTPPTVAHLTDYFPPVSIDKGFSNFFGGSNIRLLSNASMASLALDKSSGSGMVSKNKYYYGFFSAAIKLPSGLSPGVVVAFYLSNADTYPHNHDEIDIELLGHDKRNDWVLQTNIYANGSVSTGREEKFYFWFDPTEQHHQYSIIWNNHHIVFLVDNIPVREFPRNSGFSSVYPSKPMSIYATIWDGSEWATHGGKYPVNYKYAPFVVSFADMKLSGCILNPTEQVSSCSKAGVSSSDPVEGAEFVRLSEKQLEAMNWARRKLMFYSYCNDRSRFKVLPPECK from the exons ATGGCAATTTTGCAAGAGAAAATGCTCTTCATGGGCCTCTTAATCTTTTGCATGGCTTTAATGGTCTCTTCGCTTAAAAGACCTTACACGCCTCCAACAGTCGCGCATTTGACGGATTACTTCCCTCCTGTCTCCATCGATAAAGGGTTTTCTAACTTCTTTGGAGGCTCAAATATCCGGCTGCTCAGTAATGCCTCCATGGCCAGCCTTGCTCTCGACAAGTCCTCTG gATCCGGAATGGTCtccaaaaacaaatattactATGGATTCTTCAGTGCTGCAATTAAGCTGCCATCCGGCCTCTCTCCTGGAGTTGTAGTAGCCTTCTAT TTGTCAAATGCAGATACTTACCCTCACAACCATGATGAAATTGACATCGAGTTGCTTGGTCATGACAAAAGAAATGACTGGGTCCTCCAAACAAATATCTACGCTAATGGAAGTGTCAGCACcggaagagaagagaaattctatttctGGTTTGACCCTACAGAGCAGCACCATCAATACAGCATCATCTGGAATAATCATCATATAGT GTTTTTGGTGGACAACATACCTGTAAGAGAGTTTCCACGCAACAGCGGCTTCTCTTCCGTTTATCCATCAAAACCAATGTCGATTTACGCAACGATTTGGGATGGATCGGAGTGGGCGACTCATGGAGGAAAATACCCAGTTAACTATAAATATGCTCCCTTTGTGGTTTCATTTGCAGATATGAAACTGAGTGGGTGCATATTGAATCCAACAGAGCAAGTTTCTTCGTGTTCAAAGGCCGGTGTTTCTAGCTCCGACCCAGTTGAGGGAGCTGAGTTTGTAAGGCTATCGGAGAAGCAGCTTGAGGCAATGAACTGGGCTAGACGGAAGCTTATGTTCTACTCGTATTGTAACGATAGATCCAGATTCAAAGTCCTCCCACCAGAGTGCAAGTGA